The Marivirga salinae DNA window AAAATAAATAAAAAAAAAGGGATTGAATAAATATCCAATCCCTTTTATTAATTCTATTTATAGAAAGATTATTCATCTCCCTTTTTCTCATCTGCTTTATCGTCAGATTTTGTTTCTTTATTCTCATCCTTAGGAGCATCCTCTTTCTTAGCCTCAGCTTTTGGAGCTTCCTCCTTTTTTGCCTCTGCTTTTGGAGAATCGTCTTTCTTAGCTTTTTTAGGAGCTTCTTCCTTAGTCTCTTTTGTTGTACTTTCAGTCTTAGCTGATGCAGATTTAGAGCTACCACCTCTACGGCTTCTTCTAGTAGTTTTCTTCTCTTTCTTATCTTCACCACCTAATAACATCTCATTATAATCAACTAACTCGATCAATGCCATTTCAGCATCATCCCCAAGTCTAGATCCTAATTTGATAATTCTGGTATAACCTCCTGGTCTGTTAGCGATTTTAGTAGCTACTTCATCAAAAAGTTCTTTAAGTACTTCTTTATTTTTCAAAGAAGAGAAAACAATTCTTCTATTGTGAGTAGTATCCTCTTTTGATTTTGTCAATAAAGGCTCAACATACTTCCTTAAAGCTTTTGCCTTAGCAACAGTAGTTGTAATCCTTTTAGAAAGGATTAAAGAACCTGCCATGTTTGACAACATAGCGTTTCTATGGGAAGCAGTTCTACTTAAATGATTAAATTTCTTACCGTGTCTCATTGTCCTTATTCTTCGTCAAGTTTGTATTTGGATAAATCCATTCCAAAGGTTAACCCTTTATCAGCTACCAATTGCTCTAGTTCAGCTAAAGATTTCTTACCGAAATTTCTAAATTTCATCATGTCAGAAATTTCAAGTGCTACCAAGTCGCCTAAAGATTTAACATCAGCAGCTTTCAAGCAATTGTAAGCTCTTACGGAAAGATCTAAATCATTTAGAGCTGTTTTAAGTAATTTGCGCATATGCAACATTTCCTCATCTACAGCTTCTGGCTCATCAGATCCACCTGCATCCAATACCATATTTTGATCAGAAAACAGCATAAAGTGTTTGATCAAGATATTTGCAGCACCCTTCAATGCTACTTCAGGATGAATACTACCATCAGTTTCAATATCCAAAACTAATTGCTCATAATCAGTTTTTTGTTCTACCCTTGTATTTTCAACGCTATATTTAACGTTTTTGATTGGGGTAAAGATTGAATCGATAGCAATATAATCAGCCACCTGATCAACTAATGTGTTTTCCTCAGAAGATACATATCCTCTTCCCTTTTCGATAGTTAATTCTATCTCAAAATTAATTGATTCATCCATGTGGCAAATCAATAATTCAGGATTTAAGATTTCATAAGCAGTAGTGAACTTGTTAATGTCACCAGCTTTGAACTCCTTAGTATTTTTTAGAGAAATATTAATCTTGTTATCAGCAACTTCTGAAATCTTTTTAAACCTTACCATTTTGAGATTTAAGATTAATTCAGAAACATCTTCCACTACACCTTCTACTGCAGAAAACTCATGCAATACACCAGGGATTTTAATACCTGTTATAGCATAACCTTCAAGTGAAGATAACAAAATTCTTCTTAGGGCATTACCTACTGTAACACCATATCCTTTTTCTAATGGTTTGAATGTAAAAAGCCCGTGAAAATCATCTGCTTTTTCCATTGCAACCTTTTCAGGCATTTGGAATGCTAAAATGGACATATTATAAAATTTCTTTAAATTAACTGATTATTTTGAGTACAACTCGACAATTAGCTGCTCATTGATATTCTCTGGAATATCTTCTCTTTGAGGAATATTTACGAATTTCCCTGACATTGAAGATTTGTCGAATTCTATCCAAGAATATTTTGATACTGTATTAGATGAAAGACTATTAGTAACAGCTTCAAGAGATTTAGATTTCTCTCTAACACCAATTACATCTCCTTCTTTCACTTGGTAAGATGGGATATTTAAAATTTCTCCATTTACCAAAATATGTTTGTGACCTACCAATTGTCTTGCCGCTCTTCTAGTAGGAGCAATTCCTAATCTAAATACAACGTTATCCAATCTGCTTTCCAATAATTGAAGTAAAACCTCACCAGTAATACCCTTCTTTCTTGAAGCTTTATCAAATAGGTTAGCAAATTGCTTTTCTAATACACCATAAGTGTATTTAGCTTTTTGCTTTTCCATAAGCTGTACAGCATATTCAGACTGTTTTCTACGTCTTCCTCTGCCGTGTTGCCCAGGAGGATAAGCTTTTTTGGATAATGCTTTACTTGCACCAAAAATTGGTTCATTAAACCTTCTTGCTATTTTGGATTTTGGTCCTTTATATCTAGCCATTTTCTTTAATTACTTAAACGATGAATTAAACCCTACGTCTTTTAGGTGGACGACATCCATTATGAGGTAATGGAGTAACATCTTTAATCACCGTTACTTCAATACCTGTATTCTGTATAGTTCTGATAGCAGAATCTCTTCCTGCTCCAGGACCTTTTACAAATACTTCAACCTTCCTAAGACCTAAATCATAGGCGGTTTGTGCAGCATTTTGAGCTGCAACCTGCCCTGCATATGGAGTGTTCTTTTTAGAACCTTTAAATCCCATTTTACCTGCAGACGCCCAGGAAATTACCTGACCTGTAGAGTTTGTTAATGAAATAATGATGTTATTGAACGAAGCTCTGATGTGAGCTTGGCCTATAGCCTCAACATTAACAACTCTTTTTTTAGCTTTATCTTTTCTCTTTTGAGCCATGATCTAATGATTACTTAGTAGCTTTCTTTTTATTTGCAATAGTCTTCCTTTTTCCTTTACGAGTACGAGAGTTATTTTTAGTTCTCTGCCCTCTCAAAGGAAGCCCTTTTCTGTGACGTAAACCTCTGTAACATCCGATATCTAACAATCTTTTGATGCTCATTTGAACCTCAGATTTTAGTACACCTTCTGTTTTAAAGTTTTCACTTATGACAGTTCTAATGCTATTCGCTTCGTCATCAGTCCAATCACTTACTTTTTTATCAGCATCAACACCAGCCATTTCTAATATCTTTGCTGATGAACTTCTACCAAGACCAAATATATAGGTCAAGGAAATAACTCCCCTTTTATTATCAGGAATATCTACTCCGGAAACTCTTGCCATAATTACCCTTGTCTTTGTTTGAAACGTGGATTCTTCTTGTTGATCACATAAAGCTTACCGTTTCTTCGGACTACTTTACAATCAACACTTCTCTTTTTGATTGAAGCTTTAACTTTCATAATCTTTTTATTTGTACCTGTATACTATTCTACCTTTTGTTAAGTCATAAGGAGACATCTCCAATTTCACTTTATCTCCAGGAAGAATTTTAATATAATTCATTCTCATCTTTCCTGAAATATGAGCTATAACCTCATGACCATTACTTAATTCTACACGAAACATAGCATTTGATAATGCTTCTGTTATTGTTCCATCTTGCTCTATTGAACTTTGTTTTGCCATAATTATTAATTAAGCTACCGCTGTTCTTTGTGATGAACTACCTTTTACTTTACCTGATTTCATCATTCCTTCATAATGACGCATCAATAAATAACTCTCAATTTGTTGCAAGGTATCAAGAATAACACCAACCATAATGATTAGTGAAGTTCCACCAAAAAATTGAGAGAATTGAGAACCAACTCCAGCTCTAGCTACAAATGCTGGTAATATTGCTATTAGTGCTAAATAAATAGAGCCAGGTAAAGTTATTTTTGTTAAAATATTATCTATAAAATCAGAAGTTTCTTTTCCTGGCTTAATGCCTGGTACGAAACCACCATTTCTTTTCATATCATCTGCTATTTGACTAGGATTAATCGTAATAGCTGTATATAAGAAAGTAAATACTATAATTAATAAAGCAAATGTTAAGTTATACTGCCAACTTTGAAAGTCAGAAAAAACATTCCCAATATAAGCTGCAGTGTCACTGTCATCAGCCCATAAATTTGCTAATAAAGCAGGAAGGAACATTAAAGATTGAGCAAATATGATCGGCATTACACCTGATGCATTCACTTTTAATGGAATATATTGACGTTGACCGCCATAAACTCTTCCACCTACCACTTGTTTAGCGTACTGAACAGGTATGCGTCTCGTAGCTTGAACTAACATTACTGTTACCATCACTACAAAGAATAGTGCCACTATCTCAAGAATGAAGAATAATAAACCACTCATTCCTAATGAAATAGCTTCAGCTACTATTGAGCCTGGGAAACGAGATATAATTCCTATCATAATCAACATAGAAATACCGTTTCCAATACCCTTATCTGTAATTTTCTCACCTAACCACATACAAAAGATTGTACCAGCAGTTAAAACAATTACTGAAGTAAAGGTAAAGAATGTCTGACTCATCATAATTGCTTCACTTGGAATAGTTCCGGCAACATAACTCACACCTTGTACAAATGTGATAGCGATGGTCAATACTCTTGTAATTTGTGTAATTTTCTTTCTACCAGATTCGCCTTCTTTTTGCATTTTCTGGAAGTATGGGACAGCTACAGTTAATAACTGAATCACAATACTTGCAGAAATATAAGGCATTATACCTAACGCAAAGATGGATGCGTTTGAAAACGCTCCACCTAAAATGGTATCTAATAGACCGAATATACCCTGGGCATCCCCTGATAATTTAGAAGGATCCACTCCAGGCAAAACTACAAAAGAGCCTAAACGGAAAATAATTAAAAACCCAATGGTATTTAAAATTCTATCTCTAAGCTCCTCTATAGAGAAAATATTCTTTATGGTAGAAAAAAAACGATTCATATTATATTTTTGATGCAGTTCCTCCAGCTTTCTCGATTGCTTCTAATGCAGTTTTTGAAAATGCATTAGCAGTAACATTCAATTTAGCCTTTAAGGTTCCGTTCCCTAAAATTTTAACCAAGTCATTTTTAGCAACAAGTCCTTTGCTTTTCAATAAATCCAAATCAATGGTGTCAACACTATACTTCTCTTGAAGTATTTGAAGATCACTTAAATTGATAGCTTTATAGCTTACTCTATTGAAATTATTGAAACCAAATTTAGGAACTCTTCTTTGCAATGGCATTTGTCCACCTTCAAAACCTTGTTTTGAAGAGTAACCACTTCTAGATTTAGCACCTTTATGACCTCTTCCTGCAGTACCGGCAGCACCAGATCCCTGACCTCTACCAATACGCTTTCTATCTTTAATAGAACCTTCTGCTGGTTTTAATGTATGTAATTTCATCTTATCCTTCAGTTACATTAACTAAGTGATCTACTTTCCTCAACATTCCTTCGATTTGAGGAGTTGATTCTTTAGTCACAGTTTTATTAATTCTACCTAATCCTAAAGCTTGTATTGTCAACTTTTGGTCTTTAGGTCTTCCTATTACACTTCTGATTTGTGTTACCTTTATTTTCTTAGCCATCGTAATTACCCGTTAAATACATTAGAAAGTGCAATTCCTCTATCTTTGGCTACTGTATAAGGATCTCTTAATTTAAGTAGCGCATCAAAAGTAGCTTTCACTACGTTGTGTGGGTTAGATGAACCTTTAGATTTAGCTAAAACGTTATGAACACCAGCACTTTCGAATACAGCACGCATCGCACCACCTGCAATTACACCAGTACCTGGAGAAGCAGGCTTCACTAATACGAAACCACCACTGTATTTACCAATTTGTTCGTGAGGAACAGTACCTTTAAGAATAGGAACTTTTACCAAATTCTTTTTAGCATCATCAATTCCTTTAGTAATAGCATCCGTTACCTCATTGGCTTTACCCAATCCATAACCTACAACACCATTACCATCTCCCACAACTACGATTGCAGAGAAGCTAAATCTTCTACCACCTTTCACAACCTTAGCAACCCTTTTAATGGCTACTACCTTCTCTTTCAATTCGATTTCGCTTGCTCTTACAGATTTTATATTACTCTGAGACATATTTTTAGAATTTTAAGCCACCTTTACGAGCACCGTCAGCCAATGCTTTTACTCTACCATGAAATCTGTAACCACCCCTATCAAAGACAATTGCTTTGATACCAGCATCTTTTGCTCTTTCAGCAAGCGTTTCGCCTACTTTAGAAGCCGTATCGATGTCAGCATTACTTTCAGCTCCAAGTTCTAAAGAATTGGCAGCAACTAAAGTATGACCTTTTAAATCATCGATTACTTGTGCATAAATGGCACGGTTACTTTTAAATACCGTCAAACGAGGTGTTTCGGCAGTTCCGGAAATCTTTCTACGAATTCCTAATTTAATTCGAGCTCGTCTATCTTGTTTACTAATAGCCATTTTAAATATTATTTAGCGGCAGTTTTACCTGCTTTACGTCTAACTTGTTCACCCACAAATCTAATTCCTTTTCCTTTGTACGGTTCAACAGTACGTAAGGACTTAATTTTAGCGGCTACTTGTCCAATTAATTGTTTATCAAAACTTTCTAAAGTAACGATAGGATTTTGTCCTTTAACCGTTTCTGCAGATGCTTTTACCTCATCGGGTAAACCTAACAATATACTGTGAGAATAACCTACGTTCAACTCCAATATATTACCTTGTACGGTAGCTTTATAACCTACACCTACAAGTTCTAATTGCTTTTTGTAGCCCTCAGACACTCCAGTAACCATGTTGTTCAATAAAGCTCTGTACAAACCGTGCATTGCTTTATGTCTTTTTGATTCTGTAGCTCTTTCAAGTTCAATTACTCCATCCGTATTTTTAACAGAAATAGCATTATCAACTTGCTGCGTTAAAGTACCTTTAGAACCCTTTACCGTTACTAAGTTATCCTTAGCAATTTCAAGCGTTACATCTTGAGGCAATTTTATAAGACTTTTACCTATTCGTGACATTTCTATTATTTAATATACGTAGCACAATACTTCACCACCGATTTTAAGCGTTCTTGCTTCTTTATCAGTGATAACTCCTTTAGAGGTTGACATAATTGCAACACCCAAACCATTTAAAACTCTTGGCAAATTCTCAGAATCAGAGTACTTTCTAAGCCCTGGTTTTGAAATTCTCTCCAAGTTTGAAATAGCTGGAGTTTTAGTTTCAGGATCATATTTCAAAGCAATTTTAATATTACCTTGTGCGTTATCTTCCTCAAATTTATAATTCAGGATATAACCTTTTTCATGAAGCACTTTGGTCATACTCTTTTTCAAGTTTGATGCCGGTACTTCTACGATTCGGTGTTTTGCTTTTATAGCATTACGAACCCTTGTAAGAAAATCAGCTATTGGATCAGTTACCATCTCTTAATTAATTATAATTTCTAGTTGCTCTGCCGAAACAGGCGTGCAAAGTTAAGAAATTAATTTGTTTATAAAAATAAAATATTAAAAATCACCAACTTGCTTTGGTTACTCCTGGTATTTTCCCCTGTGAAGCCATTTCACGGAAGGTAACTCTGGAGATTCCAAATTTACGCATATATCCTTTTGGACGACCAGTTAATTTACATCTGTTATGTAATCTCACTGGAGATGCATTTTTAGGTAATTTATCTAAAGCCTCATAGTCGCCATTAGCTTTTAGCTCAGCTCTTTTGTCTGCGTATTTAGCGACTAATCTTTCTCTTTTTTTCTCTCTGGCAATTACTGCTTTTCTAGCCATAATTATTTATTGTTTTTACTGGCAAATGGCATTCCGAAAGCTTTCATTAATTCGTAGCTTTCTTCATCTGTATTTGCAGTGGTTACAAAAGTAATATCCATACCGGAAATAGTTGAAACTTTATCAATACTAATTTCCGGGAAAATAATTTGTTCTTTAACACCAAGAGTATAATTTCCTCTTCCGTCAAAACCTTTATCTTTCACACCTTGAAAGTCACGTACACGAGGTAAAGAAACAGATACTAATCTATCTAAAAATTCGTACATTTTTTCTCCTCTAAGCGTAACCTTAGCTCCAATCGGCATTCCTTCTCTTAACTTAAAATTCGAAATTGAATTTTTAGCATAAGTAGGTACAGCTTTTTGACCAGTTATCATAGTCAGTTCTTCAACACCTATGTCCACTAATTTCTTATCAGCTGTAGCTGCTCCGATCCCTTTGTTAATCACTATTTTAGTGAGTTTAGGGACTTGCATTGCAGAGCTGTATTGAAACTTCTCTTTCAAAGCGGGAATTATTTCACCCAGGTATAAATCTTTTATTCTTGGATTAGCCATTGTTGATTACCTCCCCCGTTTTTTTTGAATATCTTTGCAATTTACCTTTATCATCAAGCTTGCGCCCAGTTCTAGTTGCATCTCCAGTTGCAGGATCAACCAACATCAAATTACTGATGTGAATTGGTGCTTCAACTTTATCAATACCACCTTGAGGACTATTTGCAGAAGGTTTGTTATGTTTTGTTATAACATTAGCTCCTTCTACGATAGCTCTTTCTTTCTCGCCTATCATTTCTAACACTTTACCAGTTTTGCCTTTAGCATTCCCAGCAATAACTTTCACAGTGTCACCCTTACGGATATGAAATTTCTTTTGTTTATTTTTTTTCCTTTCCATAATATTATAATACTTCAGGTGCTAAAGAAACAATTTTCATGAATTGCTTTTCACGCAATTCTCTAGCAACAGGTCCGAAAATACGAGTACCTCTTGGCTCATCATTAGGGTTCAATAATACAGCTGCATTATCTTCAAAGCGAATATAAGAACCATCTTTTCTTCTAACCTCTTTCTTAGTGCGTACAATTACAGCCCTAGAAACGGTACCTTTTTTCAAACTACTTGAAGAAAGAGCAGACTTAACAGTTACAATAATCTTATCGCCTATGGAAGCATACCTTTTCTTAGTACCGCCCAATACACGGATACACAATACCTCTTTGGCACCACTATTATCCGCTACACTTAATCTTGATTCTTGTTGTATCATGGTTATTTAGCTCTTTCTACGATTTCTACTAATCTCCATTTTTTATTCTTGCTCATAGGTCTAGTTTCTTGTATTCTGACGGTATCGCCAATCGTACAATCATTAGCCTCATCATGAGCCATGAATTTGGTATTTTTCTTTACGAATTTACCATACATAGGGTGTTTGACCTTTCTTTCTATAGAAACGGTAATGGACTTATCCATTTTGTTACTTACAACTAACCCTACTCTTTCCTTTCTAAGGTTTCTTTCCATCTTAGCAATTATTTAGCAAGTACTTTACTTCTTAGTTCAGTCTGCAAACGAGCAATATTCTTACGAGTATCTCTTATTTGCATAGGATTCTCTATTGGAGAGATTGCGTGTGCAAACTTCAACTTGTGAAGTTTTTGTCCTTCAACTTTTATATTCTCATTGAGCTCGTCAATGGATAATTTTTTAATATCAGCGTTTTTCATGATACTATATTTTCTGCGTAATCCCTTCTAACTGAAAACTTGGTTTTCACTGGTAATTTCTGAGCAGCTAGTCTTAGTGCTTCTTTGGCATCAGCCATTGATACACCACCAGCTTCAAACATGATAGTACCAGGTTTAACGGTTGCTACCCAATATTCTGGAGCACCCTTACCTTTACCCATCCTTACTTCGGCAGGTTTTTTGGTAATTGGTTTATCAGGGAATATTCTGATCCAAACTTGACCTTGACGTTTCATCGCTCTAGTCATGGCAATCCTTGCTGCCTCAATCTGTCTACTGGTAATCCAACCCGGCTCCAGTGACTTTAAAGCAAAACTTCCGAAGGCAATTCTATGACCTCGTTGAGCAATTCCTTTTACTCTACCCTTTTGCTTTTTCCTAAATTTTGTTCTTTTTGGCTGTAACATTTTCTAAAAATCTTTTACCAAGAAAGCGCTTATTTACGCTTTCTTTTAGGACGTTCACTTCTTCTATTATTAGCCGGGCCACCACCTTTATTACTAGGTGCGCCTGCCCCAACATTAAGCGACAAGTCTCTCTTGCCGAAAACCTCTCCTTTGAAAACCCATACTTTCACACCAATAGTTCCATAAATTGTATGTGCTGGGGTTGTTTCATAGTCGATATCTGCCCTCAATGTATGCAAAGGAATTCTACCTTCTTTATACATTTCGGTACGTGCCATTTCAGCCCCGCCTAAACGACCTGAAACTTTTATCTTTATACCTTGTGCTCCTACTCTCATAGCTGAAGCAATTGCTTGCTTCATTGCTCTTCTGTAAGATATTCTAGCTTTCAATTGTTGACCGATAGATTCACCAATCAATTTGGCATCTAATTCAGGACGTTTGATTTCAAAAATATTGATTTGAACATCCTTAGCTGTCAATTTTTTAAGCTCCTCTTTCAATTTATCAACTTCACTACCACCTTTACCAATTACAACTCCTGGTCTAGCAGTATGTACAGTTAAAGTGATTCTTTTTAAAGTTCTTTCGATAACAATTTTAGAGATCCCACCTTTAGGAATACGAGCTAATATATATTCTCTTATTTTTTGATCTTCTATTAGTTTATCAGAAAAAGACAAACCCTTTCCCCCGTACCAGTTGGACTCCCAACCGCGAACGATACCTAAACGAAAACCTATTGGATTAACTTTCTGTCCCATTGTTATTTATTTTCAGCGTTATCAGTTTCAGCCAATACCGCTTCACTCGCAGCACTGTCAACAATCAAAGTTACATGGTTTGATCTCTTTCTAATTCTATGAGCTCTACCCTGAGGAGCAGGTCTAAGTCTTTTCAAAACCCTACCACCGTCTACTTGAACAGATTTTACAAATAAATCAGCATCTTCAAGATCAAGTTCTGGATTGGCTTGTTGCCAGTTGGCAATTGCAGAAAGCAATAATTTTTCAACTCTAGCTGCTCCATGCTTAGATTCAAATTTTAGAATATTCAAAGCACGATTAACCTTTTCACCTCTGATAAGATCCACTACCATCCTCATTTTACGAGGAGAAGTAGGTACGTTATTTAATTTAGCTATTGCTTCCATTATCTCCTACCTTTATCTTTTTTGTTAATATGACCCCTGAAATTTCTAGTAGGAGAAAACTCACCTAGCTTATGTCCTACCATGTTTTCAGTTACATAAACAGGAATAAATTTATTCCCATTGTGAACTGCAAAAGTATGACCAACAAAATCAGGAGAAATCATAGATCTTCTTGACCAAGTTTTGATAACCGACTTCTTTCCGGAGTCATTCATATTATCAACTTTCTTTTCAAGACGAAAGTCGATATAAGGTCCTTTTTTTAACGATCTAGCCATCTATTATTTCTTTTTACCGATAATTAATTTATTGGAATATTTTTTAGGCGTTCTGGTTTTCAAACCTTTCGCCAATAAACCTTTTCTTGATCTTGGGTGACCTCCTGAAGATTTACCTTCACCACCACCCATTGGGTGATCAACTGGGTTCATAACAACCGCTCTTGTTCTAGGTCTGCGACCTAACCAACGTTTACGACCTGCTTTACCTAACTTCACAATCATGTGATCACCATTAGAAACAGTTCCTACAGTTGCCATGCATGTAGCTAATATCAACCTCATTTCACCAGAAGGCAATTTTAAGGTTGCATATTTACCGTCTCTTGCCAATAACTGTGCATATGAACCAGCACTTCTTGACATAGCACCACCTGCACCAGGCTTGATTTCAATATTATGAATGATAGTACCTAAAGGAATATCAGATAACGGTAGTGCATTTCCTACTTCAGGAGCAATGCCTTTACCTGATACAATAGTATCACCTACTTTCAATCCGTTTGGAGCTAAGATATATCTCTTTTCTCCATCAGCATAGTGCAATAAAGCAATAAATGCTGTTCTTCCCGGATCATACTCTAAGGTAGCTACTTTAGCAGGAATGTTTAACTTATTCCTTTTAAAATCAACAATTCTTAAACTTTGTTTATGACCACCACCTAAGTAGCGCATTGTCATACGTCCTGAATTGTTTCTTCCACCTGATTTTTTACTTGGAGCAAGTAATGACTTCTCAGGAGCCACTTTACTTAACTCGGTATAAACCGGTGCTAACCTATATCTTTGTCCAGCTGTAACTGGTCTTAATTTTTTAACTGCCATTTTTCAGATCATTAAATTTCGCTGTAGAAATCGATTACCTCTCCTTCTGCTACAGTTACAATTGCTTTTTTGAAACTAGGCTTTCTACCAGTAAGAATCCTAGACTTAGTGTAACGAGATTTTTGTTTACCTAAATACTTCATAGTATTTATGCTCTCTACATTTACACCGTAAGTTTTTTCAACCTCAGCTTTAATTTGGATTTTGTTTGCATTGATATTGACAACAAATCCATATTTACCATTTTCGTTGAGGGCTGAGACTTTTTCCGTAACAAGTGGTTTTATTAAAACGCTCATATCTTTTACTTAAATAAGTTTTCAATTTTCTCTAAAGAACCTTCAACAAAAAGTAACTGATCAGCATGAAGTACATCATATGTATTTAATGAATCGACTGTAGTTACTCGCGTATTTTTAATATTTCTACCAGATAAAACGATATTCTTATCTACTTCTGGAAGAACTAAAAGTGTCTTTTTAGCATCTAAAGACAACTTGTTCAACATATCTGTATAGTTCTTAGTTTTCACTTCATTAAAAGTAAAGCCCTCTAATACAGATATCATCTGATCCTTTGCTTTGTAAGTTAAAGCTGATTTTCTAGCAACCGCTTTTAACTTTTTATTTAATTTAAAGCTGTAGTCTTTTGGTCTTGGACCAAAAACTCTACCACCACCTTTAAAGATTGGTGATTTAATACTACCAGCACGAGCAGTACCCGTACCTTTTTGCTTTTTAATCTTTCTAGTTGAACCAGAAATTTCAGCTCTCTCTTTAGATTTATGCGTTCCTTGTCTCGCATTAGCCATTTTCTGTTTCACATCTAAATAA harbors:
- the rplR gene encoding 50S ribosomal protein L18 — translated: MAISKQDRRARIKLGIRRKISGTAETPRLTVFKSNRAIYAQVIDDLKGHTLVAANSLELGAESNADIDTASKVGETLAERAKDAGIKAIVFDRGGYRFHGRVKALADGARKGGLKF
- the ykgO gene encoding type B 50S ribosomal protein L36, with translation MKVKASIKKRSVDCKVVRRNGKLYVINKKNPRFKQRQG
- a CDS encoding DNA-directed RNA polymerase subunit alpha, translating into MSILAFQMPEKVAMEKADDFHGLFTFKPLEKGYGVTVGNALRRILLSSLEGYAITGIKIPGVLHEFSAVEGVVEDVSELILNLKMVRFKKISEVADNKINISLKNTKEFKAGDINKFTTAYEILNPELLICHMDESINFEIELTIEKGRGYVSSEENTLVDQVADYIAIDSIFTPIKNVKYSVENTRVEQKTDYEQLVLDIETDGSIHPEVALKGAANILIKHFMLFSDQNMVLDAGGSDEPEAVDEEMLHMRKLLKTALNDLDLSVRAYNCLKAADVKSLGDLVALEISDMMKFRNFGKKSLAELEQLVADKGLTFGMDLSKYKLDEE
- the rplF gene encoding 50S ribosomal protein L6, which encodes MSRIGKSLIKLPQDVTLEIAKDNLVTVKGSKGTLTQQVDNAISVKNTDGVIELERATESKRHKAMHGLYRALLNNMVTGVSEGYKKQLELVGVGYKATVQGNILELNVGYSHSILLGLPDEVKASAETVKGQNPIVTLESFDKQLIGQVAAKIKSLRTVEPYKGKGIRFVGEQVRRKAGKTAAK
- the rplQ gene encoding 50S ribosomal protein L17 is translated as MRHGKKFNHLSRTASHRNAMLSNMAGSLILSKRITTTVAKAKALRKYVEPLLTKSKEDTTHNRRIVFSSLKNKEVLKELFDEVATKIANRPGGYTRIIKLGSRLGDDAEMALIELVDYNEMLLGGEDKKEKKTTRRSRRGGSSKSASAKTESTTKETKEEAPKKAKKDDSPKAEAKKEEAPKAEAKKEDAPKDENKETKSDDKADEKKGDE
- the secY gene encoding preprotein translocase subunit SecY, with translation MNRFFSTIKNIFSIEELRDRILNTIGFLIIFRLGSFVVLPGVDPSKLSGDAQGIFGLLDTILGGAFSNASIFALGIMPYISASIVIQLLTVAVPYFQKMQKEGESGRKKITQITRVLTIAITFVQGVSYVAGTIPSEAIMMSQTFFTFTSVIVLTAGTIFCMWLGEKITDKGIGNGISMLIMIGIISRFPGSIVAEAISLGMSGLLFFILEIVALFFVVMVTVMLVQATRRIPVQYAKQVVGGRVYGGQRQYIPLKVNASGVMPIIFAQSLMFLPALLANLWADDSDTAAYIGNVFSDFQSWQYNLTFALLIIVFTFLYTAITINPSQIADDMKRNGGFVPGIKPGKETSDFIDNILTKITLPGSIYLALIAILPAFVARAGVGSQFSQFFGGTSLIIMVGVILDTLQQIESYLLMRHYEGMMKSGKVKGSSSQRTAVA
- the rplO gene encoding 50S ribosomal protein L15, coding for MKLHTLKPAEGSIKDRKRIGRGQGSGAAGTAGRGHKGAKSRSGYSSKQGFEGGQMPLQRRVPKFGFNNFNRVSYKAINLSDLQILQEKYSVDTIDLDLLKSKGLVAKNDLVKILGNGTLKAKLNVTANAFSKTALEAIEKAGGTASKI
- the rpsM gene encoding 30S ribosomal protein S13 — protein: MARVSGVDIPDNKRGVISLTYIFGLGRSSSAKILEMAGVDADKKVSDWTDDEANSIRTVISENFKTEGVLKSEVQMSIKRLLDIGCYRGLRHRKGLPLRGQRTKNNSRTRKGKRKTIANKKKATK
- the rpsK gene encoding 30S ribosomal protein S11, translating into MAQKRKDKAKKRVVNVEAIGQAHIRASFNNIIISLTNSTGQVISWASAGKMGFKGSKKNTPYAGQVAAQNAAQTAYDLGLRKVEVFVKGPGAGRDSAIRTIQNTGIEVTVIKDVTPLPHNGCRPPKRRRV
- the rpmD gene encoding 50S ribosomal protein L30 gives rise to the protein MAKKIKVTQIRSVIGRPKDQKLTIQALGLGRINKTVTKESTPQIEGMLRKVDHLVNVTEG
- the rpsE gene encoding 30S ribosomal protein S5 — encoded protein: MSQSNIKSVRASEIELKEKVVAIKRVAKVVKGGRRFSFSAIVVVGDGNGVVGYGLGKANEVTDAITKGIDDAKKNLVKVPILKGTVPHEQIGKYSGGFVLVKPASPGTGVIAGGAMRAVFESAGVHNVLAKSKGSSNPHNVVKATFDALLKLRDPYTVAKDRGIALSNVFNG
- the rpsD gene encoding 30S ribosomal protein S4; this encodes MARYKGPKSKIARRFNEPIFGASKALSKKAYPPGQHGRGRRRKQSEYAVQLMEKQKAKYTYGVLEKQFANLFDKASRKKGITGEVLLQLLESRLDNVVFRLGIAPTRRAARQLVGHKHILVNGEILNIPSYQVKEGDVIGVREKSKSLEAVTNSLSSNTVSKYSWIEFDKSSMSGKFVNIPQREDIPENINEQLIVELYSK
- the infA gene encoding translation initiation factor IF-1, whose amino-acid sequence is MAKQSSIEQDGTITEALSNAMFRVELSNGHEVIAHISGKMRMNYIKILPGDKVKLEMSPYDLTKGRIVYRYK